The Tamandua tetradactyla isolate mTamTet1 chromosome 23, mTamTet1.pri, whole genome shotgun sequence genome includes a window with the following:
- the MRM2 gene encoding rRNA methyltransferase 2, mitochondrial isoform X1, whose amino-acid sequence MAGSVKLGCASCQRFHTAVSWYKARTGAEHLWLMRHFKDPFVKAAKVESYRCRSAFKLLEVNERHQILRPGLRVLDCGAAPGAWSQVAVQKVNAAGTDPGAPVGFVLGVDLLHIFPLEGATFLCPADVTDPRTPQRIRELLPGQRADVILSDMAPNATGIRELDHDRLISLCLSLLDMAPDVLQPGGTILCKTWAGSQSHRLQKRLTEEFRKTRAVKPDASRKESSETYLLATQYRGAKGPSEA is encoded by the exons ATGGCCGG GTCTGTGAAGCTGGGGTGTGCTTCCTGCCAAAGGTTCCACACTGCTGTGAGTTGGTACAAGGCTCGGACAGGCGCTGAGCACCTGTGGCTCATGCGGCATTTCAAGGACCCGTTTGTGAAGGCTGCAAAGGTGGAGAGTTATCGGTGTCGAAGTGCCTTCAAGCTTCTGGAGGTGAATGAGAGGCACCAGATTCTCCGCCCTGGCCTGCGGGTGCTGGACTGCGGGGCAGCTCCTGGGGCATGGAGCCAGGTGGCCGTGCAGAAAGTCAATGCTGCTGGCACAG ATCCGGGCGCTCCTGTCGGCTTTGTGCTTGGGGTAGATCTTCTCCACATATTCCCCCTGGAGGGAGCAACCTTTCTGTGCCCTGCTGATGTCACTGACCCAAGAACCCCACAGAGAATCCGAGAACTGCTTCCTGGCCAGAGAGCAGATGTGATTCTGAGTGACATGGCGCCCAACGCCACAGGGATTCGGGAGCTGGATCACGACAGGCTCATCAGCCTGTGCTTGTCCCTTCTGGATATGGCTCCAGACGTCCTGCAGCCCGGGGGAACTATCCTTTGTAAAACCTGGGCTGGAAGTCAAAGCCATCGATTACAGAAGAGACTGACAGAAGAATTCCGGAAAACAAGGGCGGTGAAGCCTGACGCCAGCAGGAAAGAGTCGTCAGAGACGTACCTCTTGGCCACACAGTACAGAGGGGCGAAGGGGCCTTCGGAGGCTTGA
- the MRM2 gene encoding rRNA methyltransferase 2, mitochondrial isoform X2: protein MRHFKDPFVKAAKVESYRCRSAFKLLEVNERHQILRPGLRVLDCGAAPGAWSQVAVQKVNAAGTDPGAPVGFVLGVDLLHIFPLEGATFLCPADVTDPRTPQRIRELLPGQRADVILSDMAPNATGIRELDHDRLISLCLSLLDMAPDVLQPGGTILCKTWAGSQSHRLQKRLTEEFRKTRAVKPDASRKESSETYLLATQYRGAKGPSEA from the exons ATGCGGCATTTCAAGGACCCGTTTGTGAAGGCTGCAAAGGTGGAGAGTTATCGGTGTCGAAGTGCCTTCAAGCTTCTGGAGGTGAATGAGAGGCACCAGATTCTCCGCCCTGGCCTGCGGGTGCTGGACTGCGGGGCAGCTCCTGGGGCATGGAGCCAGGTGGCCGTGCAGAAAGTCAATGCTGCTGGCACAG ATCCGGGCGCTCCTGTCGGCTTTGTGCTTGGGGTAGATCTTCTCCACATATTCCCCCTGGAGGGAGCAACCTTTCTGTGCCCTGCTGATGTCACTGACCCAAGAACCCCACAGAGAATCCGAGAACTGCTTCCTGGCCAGAGAGCAGATGTGATTCTGAGTGACATGGCGCCCAACGCCACAGGGATTCGGGAGCTGGATCACGACAGGCTCATCAGCCTGTGCTTGTCCCTTCTGGATATGGCTCCAGACGTCCTGCAGCCCGGGGGAACTATCCTTTGTAAAACCTGGGCTGGAAGTCAAAGCCATCGATTACAGAAGAGACTGACAGAAGAATTCCGGAAAACAAGGGCGGTGAAGCCTGACGCCAGCAGGAAAGAGTCGTCAGAGACGTACCTCTTGGCCACACAGTACAGAGGGGCGAAGGGGCCTTCGGAGGCTTGA